The following proteins are encoded in a genomic region of Diabrotica virgifera virgifera chromosome 1, PGI_DIABVI_V3a:
- the LOC114337300 gene encoding protein gustavus isoform X3: protein MSMGQKVSTGVKIVNRDTAAPYKPVIPRELAQDFARPPRLDMLLDMPPAMRETQLKYSWNQDDRSLNIFVKEDDRLTFHRHPVAQSTDCIRGKVGFTKGMHCWEVCWSTRQRGTHAVVGVATAEAPLHSVGYQSLVGSTDTSWGWDLGRNKLYHDSKNCPGVTYPALLKPDETFIVPDKFLVVLDMDEGTLSFVVDGQYLGVAFRGLKGRKLYPIVSAVWGHCEISMRYIGGLDPEPLPLMDLCRRIIRQRLGKQLLEEKVMNLQLPQALQTYLLYRDRR from the exons ATGAGCATGGGTCAGAAGGTGTCAACAGGAGTTAAAATTGTCAACAGAGATACAGCAGCACCATACAAACCGGTCATTCCAAGAGAATTGGCACAG GACTTCGCTCGTCCACCCCGACTGGACATGTTACTCGATATGCCGCCAGCGATGAGAGAAACTCAGTTGAAATATAGTTGGAATCAAGACGATCGTTCTCTCAACATATTCGTTAAAGAAGACGATAGACTCACGTTTCACAGACATCCCGTAGCCCAAAGCACTGACTGTATAAGAGGCAAAGTGGGCTTCACGAAGGGGATGCATTGTTGGGAAGTTTGTTGGTCGACAAGGCAACGGGGAACTCACGCGGTCGTTGGCGTCGCCACTGCAGAAGCGCCTCTCCATTCTGTAGGTTATCAAAGTCTGGTTGGTAGTACGGATACTTCGTGGGGATGGGATTTAG gtcgtaataaattataccacGATTCAAAGAACTGCCCAGGTGTTACCTATCCGGCTCTACTAAAGCCAGACGAGACTTTCATAGTGCCGGACAAATTCTTAGTTGTACTGGATATGGACGAAGGTACTTTAAGTTTCGTTGTCGACGGACAGTATTTGGGAGTTGCATTCCGTGGCTTAAAAGGAAGAAAGTTATATCCTATCGTCAGTGCTGTTTGGGGTCATTGTGAGATTAGCATGAGATATATCGGTGGACTGGATC CCGAGCCTTTGCCTCTCATGGACTTATGCCGTCGCATAATAAGACAACGCCTCGGCAAGCAACTTCTCGAAGAAAAAGTGATGAATCTTCAGCTTCCGCAAGCCTTACAAACTTACCTCTTGTACAGAGATCGAAGATAA
- the LOC114337300 gene encoding protein gustavus isoform X2: MIIMIEFMFLETLSIRYKTIYLIYAISHTGYKSGNRGGSTLRSVGGGVISTGGGGGAGGGGVGRVCEVRRVYKAALVPCKTARRRARGMSMGQKVSTGVKIVNRDTAAPYKPVIPRELAQDFARPPRLDMLLDMPPAMRETQLKYSWNQDDRSLNIFVKEDDRLTFHRHPVAQSTDCIRGKVGFTKGMHCWEVCWSTRQRGTHAVVGVATAEAPLHSVGYQSLVGSTDTSWGWDLGRNKLYHDSKNCPGVTYPALLKPDETFIVPDKFLVVLDMDEGTLSFVVDGQYLGVAFRGLKGRKLYPIVSAVWGHCEISMRYIGGLDPEPLPLMDLCRRIIRQRLGKQLLEEKVMNLQLPQALQTYLLYRDRR, encoded by the exons ATACAAAAGTGGAAACCGTGGAGGTAGTACTCTGAGGAGCGTAGGCGGAGGGGTAATAAGCACTGGTGGAGGCGGGGGCGCAGGTGGAGGAGGTGTCGGACGGGTCTGCGAAGTGAGACGTGTATACAAAGCGGCCTTAGTGCCGTGTAAAACGGCCCGCAGACGGGCTCGTGGAATGAGCATGGGTCAGAAGGTGTCAACAGGAGTTAAAATTGTCAACAGAGATACAGCAGCACCATACAAACCGGTCATTCCAAGAGAATTGGCACAG GACTTCGCTCGTCCACCCCGACTGGACATGTTACTCGATATGCCGCCAGCGATGAGAGAAACTCAGTTGAAATATAGTTGGAATCAAGACGATCGTTCTCTCAACATATTCGTTAAAGAAGACGATAGACTCACGTTTCACAGACATCCCGTAGCCCAAAGCACTGACTGTATAAGAGGCAAAGTGGGCTTCACGAAGGGGATGCATTGTTGGGAAGTTTGTTGGTCGACAAGGCAACGGGGAACTCACGCGGTCGTTGGCGTCGCCACTGCAGAAGCGCCTCTCCATTCTGTAGGTTATCAAAGTCTGGTTGGTAGTACGGATACTTCGTGGGGATGGGATTTAG gtcgtaataaattataccacGATTCAAAGAACTGCCCAGGTGTTACCTATCCGGCTCTACTAAAGCCAGACGAGACTTTCATAGTGCCGGACAAATTCTTAGTTGTACTGGATATGGACGAAGGTACTTTAAGTTTCGTTGTCGACGGACAGTATTTGGGAGTTGCATTCCGTGGCTTAAAAGGAAGAAAGTTATATCCTATCGTCAGTGCTGTTTGGGGTCATTGTGAGATTAGCATGAGATATATCGGTGGACTGGATC CCGAGCCTTTGCCTCTCATGGACTTATGCCGTCGCATAATAAGACAACGCCTCGGCAAGCAACTTCTCGAAGAAAAAGTGATGAATCTTCAGCTTCCGCAAGCCTTACAAACTTACCTCTTGTACAGAGATCGAAGATAA